The following are encoded together in the Adhaeribacter arboris genome:
- a CDS encoding ComEC/Rec2 family competence protein — MIKWTPYVFLRITICFAAGILVQIYGGNSFAYVTALLIFFCFLFLSLSFLRASQASDLLTSLAGFFGLTNIFLFGVLITQQRTEINHSEHLIHQKLPIQYYTGVINDFVVEKPNHYNAILQVNQVRTSKGWQPVTGKVMLMLRKATGKSIPRYGDRLLIQGKPEVPLPPLNPNAFNYKQYLSYQQIYHQQYVWPQQVKVIGYQPSSLLLAFSIQLRHYLDALLKRYVPEQRNYAIATALVLGMKEYLDPDIKAAYTRTGTTHVLAVSGLHVALLFLALNYILGKLAKTPRQKLVVFLLLLAVMWLYAFVTALSASVLRAVVMFTLLSIGKFFRRRSNMYNILAATAFALLVYNPFFLLDVGFQLSFAAVFGIVFWQPRLKELFKFDNWLSGKIWEGVTASVAAQLATMPLAFYYFHQFPVYFLVANLFAVIISEFILYVGFLLLAGGVIPVLGPVLGRFFGWLMSFLLDIMNWVVLAMEKLPMAIVEGISLTLTQTWLLALILLLTSWFLIYRIKVFLLTASIALVIYSSLQLTRIVPQQNQRMWVVYTLKNNSGLGFIQGQQATLLADSAVLANKADFTYNIQPHWWQLGIKEARFISFQTQSNPALPTFKTLAGNTGMVWRGLRILILDYPEQFHSTSAKPVVFDYVLLRRNVKIDLEALQAAIQFKSLLVDSSSKNWYRQKLQQQCAGQQISLYDVSKQGAFICSKINN, encoded by the coding sequence ATGATAAAGTGGACACCTTATGTTTTTCTGCGAATAACAATTTGTTTTGCGGCTGGTATTTTAGTGCAGATTTATGGTGGTAATTCGTTTGCTTACGTAACGGCTTTACTCATCTTTTTTTGTTTTTTATTTTTAAGTTTATCTTTTTTAAGAGCGAGCCAGGCTTCCGATTTGCTTACCTCTCTAGCAGGTTTTTTCGGTTTAACGAACATTTTTTTGTTTGGCGTTCTGATTACCCAGCAACGTACCGAAATCAATCACTCCGAACATTTGATTCACCAAAAGCTGCCTATCCAATACTATACCGGCGTGATTAATGATTTTGTGGTAGAAAAACCTAATCACTACAATGCTATTCTTCAAGTAAATCAGGTAAGAACTAGTAAAGGCTGGCAACCTGTTACCGGAAAAGTGATGCTGATGCTACGCAAAGCAACAGGTAAGTCCATACCCCGGTACGGCGATAGGCTGCTCATTCAAGGAAAGCCCGAGGTGCCTTTACCTCCCTTAAACCCGAATGCTTTTAATTATAAGCAGTACCTGTCGTACCAACAAATCTACCACCAGCAGTATGTTTGGCCTCAGCAAGTTAAAGTTATCGGGTATCAGCCCTCGTCGCTGTTACTCGCTTTTAGTATTCAGCTACGTCATTATTTAGATGCTTTATTAAAGAGATATGTGCCGGAGCAACGTAATTATGCTATTGCTACCGCCCTTGTGCTGGGCATGAAAGAATACTTGGATCCGGATATCAAAGCCGCCTATACCCGAACCGGAACTACGCACGTGCTGGCGGTGTCTGGTTTGCACGTAGCCTTGTTGTTTCTGGCCCTAAATTACATTTTAGGAAAGCTTGCCAAAACTCCCCGCCAAAAATTAGTCGTATTTCTTCTCTTATTGGCAGTAATGTGGTTATACGCTTTTGTAACAGCTCTATCGGCATCTGTTCTGCGGGCAGTAGTTATGTTTACTTTATTGTCGATCGGGAAATTCTTCCGGCGGCGAAGCAACATGTACAATATTTTAGCGGCTACCGCTTTTGCGTTGCTGGTGTATAATCCGTTTTTTTTACTCGATGTCGGGTTTCAATTGTCGTTTGCGGCGGTCTTCGGTATTGTATTCTGGCAGCCGAGGTTAAAAGAGTTGTTTAAATTTGATAATTGGTTAAGCGGTAAAATTTGGGAAGGAGTTACCGCTTCGGTAGCCGCGCAATTAGCTACTATGCCGCTGGCTTTTTATTATTTTCATCAATTTCCGGTTTACTTTCTGGTTGCTAACTTATTTGCGGTAATTATTTCGGAATTTATACTGTATGTAGGTTTTCTATTGTTAGCGGGTGGGGTTATACCTGTTTTAGGCCCTGTACTCGGCCGCTTTTTTGGTTGGCTAATGAGTTTTTTGCTGGATATAATGAACTGGGTAGTACTAGCAATGGAAAAGTTGCCCATGGCCATTGTCGAAGGTATTTCTCTGACCTTGACTCAAACCTGGCTGTTAGCCCTGATTTTGCTTCTGACAAGTTGGTTTCTAATTTACCGCATAAAAGTATTTCTATTAACTGCATCTATTGCTTTGGTAATTTACTCCAGCTTGCAATTAACAAGAATTGTACCTCAGCAGAACCAGCGAATGTGGGTAGTATACACTTTAAAGAATAACTCGGGGCTTGGCTTTATTCAAGGTCAGCAAGCTACTTTACTCGCTGATTCGGCAGTTTTGGCTAATAAAGCCGATTTTACTTATAACATTCAGCCGCATTGGTGGCAGTTGGGTATTAAAGAGGCAAGATTTATTTCCTTCCAAACTCAAAGCAATCCGGCGCTACCCACTTTTAAAACGCTAGCGGGCAACACCGGTATGGTTTGGCGCGGACTACGAATCTTGATTTTAGATTATCCTGAGCAGTTTCATTCTACTTCGGCAAAGCCGGTAGTATTCGATTATGTGTTACTACGGCGCAATGTAAAAATAGACTTAGAAGCGTTACAGGCGGCTATCCAATTTAAATCTCTTCTGGTAGATTCTTCAAGTAAAAACTGGTACCGACAAAAGCTGCAACAACAGTGCGCCGGGCAACAGATTTCACTCTACGACGTTTCTAAACAAGGAGCCTTTATTTGCAGTAAGATAAATAACTGA
- a CDS encoding enoyl-CoA hydratase/isomerase family protein codes for MQFIDYYTENRIGYITLNRPEKRNALNYEVISELKEAFDLAESDDDCKVIILKANGEVFCAGADLSYMQSLQENTFEDNLNDSTHLAHLFYQIYTLRKMVIAQVQGPAIAGGCGLATVCDIIFASPAATFGYTEVKIGFIPAIVSVFLLRKIGETHTKQLLLSGDLLTAVEARNIGLLTYVVPAEELEEQVFAYARKICQQNSMQSIELTKDLIAHIQDMDLQRGLGYAAERNAYARETLDCRRGIASFLNKQKISW; via the coding sequence ATGCAATTTATAGATTATTATACCGAAAACCGGATAGGCTATATTACATTGAACCGCCCGGAAAAACGCAATGCCCTTAATTATGAGGTAATTAGCGAGTTAAAAGAAGCCTTTGATCTGGCTGAAAGCGATGATGATTGTAAAGTAATTATACTAAAAGCCAACGGAGAGGTATTTTGTGCGGGTGCCGACTTAAGCTATATGCAATCTTTACAAGAAAATACTTTTGAAGATAATTTAAATGACTCCACGCATTTAGCGCATTTATTCTACCAGATTTATACGTTGCGCAAAATGGTAATTGCTCAAGTTCAGGGGCCTGCCATTGCTGGCGGATGTGGTCTAGCTACCGTATGCGATATAATTTTTGCTTCACCGGCGGCTACTTTTGGCTATACCGAAGTGAAAATAGGTTTTATTCCGGCTATTGTGAGTGTGTTTTTATTGCGTAAAATTGGCGAAACTCATACCAAACAACTCTTATTATCCGGTGATTTATTAACGGCCGTAGAGGCAAGAAATATAGGGCTATTAACGTACGTAGTGCCTGCCGAAGAACTTGAGGAACAGGTATTTGCTTATGCCCGCAAAATTTGCCAACAAAATTCGATGCAATCCATCGAATTAACCAAAGATTTAATTGCCCACATTCAGGACATGGATTTGCAGCGGGGACTGGGGTATGCGGCCGAACGTAATGCTTATGCGCGCGAAACGCTGGATTGCCGGCGCGGTATTGCTTCTTTTCTGAATAAGCAAAAAATTTCCTGGTAA
- a CDS encoding MerR family transcriptional regulator — MGQYSIKELEQLTGIKAHTIRIWESRYGILKPKRSETNIRTYDDDDLKHILNVSLLNQNGYKISKIACMSVCQIGDAILSLSESREECPHQISALVAAMVEMNEERFDKVLSTVILQKGFEAAVNLLVLPFLKKIGILWQTGNINPAHEHFVSNIIRQKFIVAIDGQIILSGSDVPRFILFLPEGELHELGLLFMQYILRTRQVRVLYLGQNLPLADLIKAYEGFRPNYFCTIITSVPARAELQAYLNALAAQFPDSGFFVSGYQFVCNEIILPSNFKYITDMQAFSREVDTLIAEPVFS, encoded by the coding sequence GTGGGGCAGTATTCAATAAAAGAACTAGAGCAATTAACGGGAATAAAGGCCCATACTATTCGAATTTGGGAATCACGTTACGGTATTTTAAAACCCAAACGTTCTGAAACGAATATTCGCACGTATGACGACGACGATTTAAAACATATCTTAAACGTTTCGTTACTCAACCAAAATGGTTACAAGATTTCCAAAATAGCCTGCATGTCAGTCTGCCAGATCGGGGATGCTATCTTAAGCTTGAGCGAAAGCCGGGAAGAATGCCCGCACCAGATAAGCGCATTGGTAGCGGCAATGGTTGAAATGAACGAAGAACGATTCGATAAAGTATTATCAACCGTTATTCTACAAAAAGGCTTTGAAGCCGCGGTAAACCTACTAGTGCTGCCTTTTTTAAAAAAGATCGGCATTTTATGGCAAACCGGCAATATTAACCCAGCACACGAACATTTTGTTTCTAATATTATCCGGCAAAAATTTATAGTAGCTATCGATGGGCAAATAATTTTAAGTGGTTCGGACGTTCCGCGTTTTATTTTGTTTTTGCCGGAAGGAGAGCTCCATGAATTAGGTCTTTTGTTCATGCAATATATACTGCGGACCCGCCAAGTACGGGTATTATATTTAGGTCAGAATTTACCCCTGGCAGATCTGATTAAAGCTTATGAAGGTTTCCGGCCGAATTATTTTTGTACCATTATTACTTCGGTACCCGCCCGCGCCGAATTACAAGCTTACCTGAACGCGTTAGCCGCACAATTTCCGGATAGTGGATTCTTTGTTTCCGGCTATCAATTTGTTTGTAACGAAATAATTTTACCTTCCAATTTCAAGTATATCACCGATATGCAAGCTTTCTCCAGGGAGGTAGATACGCTCATAGCAGAACCGGTATTTTCCTAA
- a CDS encoding RNA polymerase sigma factor translates to MTATEFSSMVQKISKSLKPVALNLTRDADDAKDLVQETLLKALLNKDKFKAGSNLKAWLYTIMRNTFINNYNKITKRSSNIDSTEYFQYFNTDENYIAKNGAVYTFVVSDINEAISHLNEEYRTPFMMYYIGFKYLEIAEKLNIPIGTVKNRIHIARKELKKVLKIYEQNG, encoded by the coding sequence ATGACAGCAACAGAATTTAGCTCCATGGTGCAAAAAATATCAAAATCTTTGAAGCCAGTAGCTCTTAATTTAACCCGCGACGCCGATGATGCAAAAGATTTGGTGCAGGAAACCTTATTAAAAGCCTTATTGAATAAAGATAAATTTAAGGCCGGCAGTAATTTAAAAGCTTGGTTATACACCATTATGCGCAATACTTTTATTAATAATTATAATAAAATAACCAAGCGTAGCAGTAACATTGATTCTACGGAGTACTTTCAGTATTTTAATACCGATGAAAACTACATTGCTAAAAATGGAGCCGTATATACCTTCGTTGTGTCGGATATTAACGAGGCTATCTCGCATCTGAATGAGGAATACCGTACTCCCTTTATGATGTATTATATTGGTTTTAAGTATTTAGAAATAGCCGAAAAATTGAATATTCCCATTGGCACGGTGAAAAACCGGATTCATATTGCCCGCAAGGAATTGAAAAAAGTTCTTAAAATTTACGAACAGAATGGCTAA
- a CDS encoding phytoene desaturase family protein — protein sequence MSEKKVVVIGSGFAALSAAANLAAKGFNVEVLEKNATPGGRARSFTEKGFTFDMGPSWYWMPDVFDQFFRQFGKSPADYYHLVRLDPSYTIIFGKDDFMPVPAQMPEINALFESLETGSSQALQKFLAQAAYKYQVGIHQLVHKPSRSISEFLSVQLLIDILRLDIFQSIHVHLRKYFHHEKLLKLLEFPILFLGALPQNTPALYSLMNYADISLGTWYPMGGMYKIVEGMVALAKEQGVQFRFNQNVQQIKVKDKRAHQVVTDTSVFEADIVLAGADYHHVEQQLLTPELRSYTESYWEQRILAPSSLLFYLGINKRLQNLTHHNLFFDEDFGPHAREIYEDPKWPEKPLFYVSAPSQTDASVAPDGCENLFILIPVAPGLTDNEIIREHYYQLVMDRLEKLTGQTIRDAVVVKRSYAHADFIRDYNAFKGNAYGLANTLMQTAILKPGLKSKKVKNLFYTGQLTVPGPGVPPSLISGQVVAEEIWKEFSSFN from the coding sequence TTGAGCGAGAAAAAAGTTGTAGTTATTGGTTCTGGTTTTGCCGCCCTTTCGGCGGCGGCTAATTTAGCGGCTAAAGGCTTTAACGTAGAGGTACTGGAGAAAAATGCTACTCCGGGCGGACGCGCGCGTAGCTTTACGGAAAAAGGTTTTACCTTCGATATGGGTCCCAGTTGGTATTGGATGCCGGATGTATTTGACCAATTTTTTCGCCAGTTCGGTAAATCTCCCGCTGATTACTACCATTTAGTTCGTCTGGACCCTTCTTATACAATAATCTTTGGTAAGGACGACTTTATGCCGGTACCCGCTCAAATGCCAGAGATTAACGCCTTGTTTGAGTCTCTGGAAACTGGTAGCAGCCAGGCATTGCAAAAGTTTCTGGCGCAAGCGGCTTATAAGTACCAGGTGGGTATCCATCAGCTCGTGCATAAACCTAGCCGTTCTATATCCGAATTTCTTAGTGTTCAATTATTAATAGATATCTTGCGCTTAGACATATTCCAGTCCATCCACGTGCATTTGCGGAAATATTTTCATCACGAAAAATTATTAAAACTGCTGGAATTTCCCATTTTATTCTTAGGGGCCCTGCCGCAAAATACTCCGGCTCTTTATTCTTTAATGAATTATGCGGATATCAGTTTAGGAACCTGGTACCCAATGGGAGGCATGTATAAAATTGTGGAAGGAATGGTAGCTCTGGCCAAAGAACAGGGAGTTCAGTTTAGATTTAACCAAAATGTTCAACAAATAAAAGTTAAGGACAAGCGCGCTCACCAGGTAGTAACGGATACTAGCGTATTTGAAGCCGACATAGTACTAGCCGGCGCCGATTACCACCACGTAGAGCAGCAACTGCTCACACCCGAATTACGGAGTTATACGGAAAGCTACTGGGAGCAACGAATTTTAGCGCCCTCGTCGCTCCTATTTTACTTGGGAATTAACAAGCGTTTACAAAACTTAACCCACCATAATTTATTTTTCGACGAAGATTTTGGCCCACATGCCCGTGAGATTTACGAAGATCCTAAATGGCCGGAAAAACCATTATTTTATGTTTCCGCGCCAAGCCAAACGGATGCCTCGGTCGCTCCCGACGGATGCGAAAACTTATTTATTTTAATTCCGGTAGCTCCAGGTTTAACCGATAACGAAATTATTCGAGAGCACTATTATCAATTAGTAATGGATCGGCTGGAAAAACTCACTGGTCAGACTATCCGAGATGCGGTGGTAGTAAAACGAAGTTACGCCCATGCTGATTTTATCCGGGATTATAATGCTTTTAAAGGGAACGCCTATGGTTTAGCGAATACCTTAATGCAGACGGCCATTTTAAAACCTGGCTTGAAAAGTAAAAAAGTGAAAAATTTGTTTTATACCGGTCAGTTAACCGTACCTGGTCCGGGAGTGCCACCCTCGCTTATTTCGGGGCAGGTGGTAGCAGAAGAAATTTGGAAAGAATTCAGTTCATTTAATTAG
- a CDS encoding phytoene/squalene synthase family protein, producing the protein MELFDLTSYKCSKLITQHYSTSFTLGIKTLDKKFHFPIYAVYGFVRYADEIVDTFHDYDKAALLREFKASTYKAIEDKISLNPILHAFQLVVHQYKIKHEFIEAFLRSMEMDLEGKRFDKDLYEEYIYGSAEVVGLMCLQIFCEGDADAFERLKEPARSLGAAFQKVNFLRDMKSDYKERGRVYFPKVDFQCFDNGCKKEIEAEIVKDFALAYEGILNLPRSARMGVYLAYIYYRKLFKKIQHLPAARILSERVRVPDNTKLALLLGSYVKYRLNTI; encoded by the coding sequence ATGGAATTATTCGACCTGACGAGTTACAAATGCAGTAAACTGATTACCCAGCACTACAGTACCTCTTTTACTTTAGGCATTAAAACCTTAGATAAAAAATTTCATTTTCCCATTTACGCGGTTTATGGGTTTGTGCGTTATGCCGACGAAATTGTAGACACCTTTCATGATTACGACAAGGCGGCTTTATTGCGAGAATTTAAAGCTAGTACCTACAAAGCCATTGAAGATAAAATTAGTCTGAATCCTATTTTACACGCTTTTCAATTGGTGGTGCATCAATATAAAATCAAGCACGAATTTATCGAAGCCTTTCTGCGCAGCATGGAAATGGATTTGGAAGGTAAACGCTTCGATAAAGATTTGTACGAAGAATATATTTACGGCTCGGCGGAGGTAGTAGGTTTAATGTGTTTACAAATTTTCTGTGAAGGTGATGCGGACGCATTTGAGCGTTTAAAAGAGCCTGCCCGCAGCTTGGGCGCCGCTTTCCAGAAAGTAAACTTCTTGCGCGACATGAAAAGCGATTACAAAGAACGCGGGCGCGTGTATTTCCCTAAAGTTGATTTTCAATGCTTCGATAATGGTTGTAAAAAAGAAATTGAAGCAGAAATTGTAAAGGATTTTGCCCTGGCTTACGAAGGAATTTTAAACTTACCCCGTTCTGCCCGCATGGGAGTTTACCTGGCTTATATTTATTACCGCAAATTATTTAAAAAAATACAGCATCTTCCGGCTGCCCGAATTTTGTCTGAGCGCGTAAGAGTACCTGATAATACCAAATTAGCGTTATTATTGGGTTCTTACGTTAAATACCGACTAAATACTATCTGA
- a CDS encoding lycopene cyclase domain-containing protein translates to MYIYLYLNIFTILFPFLLSFDKRVQFYKTWKYLFPAIAINAFIFIVWDFLFTQHGVWGFNNDYLLGIYLFNLPLEEILFFITVPYACVFIYECLNVYIKKNYLQHGALLATILLAIFISIIGLLHLQQLYTSVTFLFLPVILLIHYSIFKDRLLGRFYLMYLVHLAPFLLVNGVLTSLPVVWYNNGHNLGIRLTTIPIEDTMYSMVMLLITITAFEYFRRNQKQNLPVPKFV, encoded by the coding sequence ATGTATATTTATTTGTATTTAAATATTTTTACCATTTTGTTCCCGTTTTTGCTGTCTTTTGATAAGCGGGTGCAATTCTATAAAACCTGGAAGTATTTGTTTCCAGCTATTGCCATTAATGCCTTTATTTTTATTGTATGGGATTTTCTTTTTACCCAACACGGAGTTTGGGGCTTTAATAATGATTACTTGCTGGGTATTTACCTGTTTAACCTGCCATTGGAAGAAATTCTGTTTTTTATTACGGTACCTTACGCCTGTGTTTTTATTTACGAATGTCTGAATGTTTACATTAAAAAGAATTATTTACAACATGGGGCGCTGCTAGCTACCATTTTGTTAGCCATTTTTATCTCAATAATAGGTTTGTTGCATTTGCAGCAATTGTATACTTCTGTTACTTTTTTGTTTCTGCCGGTTATCTTGCTCATCCATTATTCGATATTTAAAGATCGGCTGCTCGGCCGCTTTTACCTGATGTACCTGGTGCACTTGGCGCCTTTTTTATTGGTGAACGGCGTACTTACTTCCTTGCCGGTGGTTTGGTACAATAATGGGCATAATTTAGGTATTCGGCTTACCACTATTCCCATTGAAGATACTATGTACTCCATGGTGATGCTGCTGATAACGATTACCGCTTTTGAATATTTTCGGCGCAATCAAAAACAAAACCTTCCGGTGCCAAAATTTGTTTAA
- a CDS encoding 4-hydroxy-3-methylbut-2-enyl diphosphate reductase yields the protein MLQLRVQIDPNSGFCFGVIYAIQMAEDILDEQGYLYCLGDIVHNDVEVQRLEKRGLRIINHEQFKQLQNEHVLIRAHGEPPSTYQTALENNLNLIDASCPVVLKLQNRIKTSYDKNEKIFIYGKHGHAEVLGLLGQTNNDAVVFENVDELLQHELPANITLYSQTTKSTDNFYKIKNLLEDKGYQVNANDTICRQVSNRDQDLRKFAGKFNKIIFVSGTKSSNGKVLYQVCKDTNPNTYFISKVEELRPEWFKAAESVGICGATSTPMWLMEEVQKVLLSY from the coding sequence ATGTTACAGTTGCGCGTTCAAATCGATCCTAATTCCGGTTTTTGCTTCGGGGTAATTTACGCCATTCAAATGGCCGAAGACATTCTCGATGAACAGGGTTATTTGTACTGCCTGGGCGATATTGTTCATAACGACGTGGAAGTGCAGCGCTTAGAAAAGCGAGGTTTACGCATAATTAATCATGAACAGTTTAAGCAGCTTCAAAACGAGCATGTACTCATCCGGGCCCACGGCGAACCACCCAGTACTTATCAGACGGCCTTAGAAAATAATCTGAATTTAATTGATGCTTCCTGCCCGGTAGTATTAAAATTGCAGAACCGCATTAAGACTTCGTACGATAAAAATGAGAAAATTTTCATTTATGGTAAACACGGCCACGCTGAAGTTTTAGGCTTGTTAGGGCAAACGAACAACGATGCCGTAGTTTTCGAAAACGTAGATGAATTATTACAACACGAATTACCCGCTAACATTACCTTATATAGCCAAACGACTAAAAGCACCGATAATTTTTATAAAATTAAAAACTTACTCGAAGACAAAGGTTATCAGGTAAATGCCAACGATACTATTTGCCGGCAGGTAAGTAACCGCGATCAGGATTTGCGAAAATTTGCGGGAAAGTTTAATAAGATTATTTTCGTATCCGGCACGAAATCTTCTAATGGCAAAGTACTCTATCAAGTCTGCAAAGACACCAACCCCAACACGTACTTTATATCCAAAGTAGAAGAATTGCGGCCAGAATGGTTTAAGGCAGCAGAATCGGTGGGAATTTGTGGAGCTACTTCTACGCCTATGTGGCTGATGGAAGAAGTACAAAAAGTTTTACTTTCATATTAA
- a CDS encoding fatty acid desaturase, giving the protein MTFFQKNQGVLIALAIIIAWFSSLTFLLHQVVNWASPATYLFILVQMHLYTGLFITAHDAMHGVVSRNKKINQIIGVITAGLFAYNYYYRLLPRHHAHHRHVATDQDPDYHGGNFVAWYYSFLKQYITWPQLLLMAISFNVLKVIFPVENVVLYWMLPAIIATFQLFYFGTYLPHRGEHAPDNKHKSGTQAKNHLWAFLSCYFFGYHYEHHDKPYLPWWQLYKVKT; this is encoded by the coding sequence ATGACTTTTTTTCAGAAAAACCAAGGTGTTTTAATTGCCTTAGCCATAATTATAGCTTGGTTCAGTAGCTTAACTTTTCTATTACATCAGGTGGTAAACTGGGCATCTCCCGCCACGTATTTGTTTATTCTGGTGCAAATGCATTTATACACTGGCCTATTCATAACGGCGCATGATGCGATGCACGGGGTGGTTTCCCGAAATAAAAAAATCAATCAAATTATTGGTGTTATAACCGCCGGACTTTTTGCCTACAATTATTACTACCGTTTGTTGCCCCGCCATCACGCGCATCACCGCCACGTAGCCACCGACCAGGACCCGGATTACCATGGCGGCAATTTTGTTGCCTGGTATTATTCTTTCCTGAAGCAATACATTACCTGGCCTCAGCTTTTGCTTATGGCTATTAGCTTTAATGTTTTAAAGGTTATTTTCCCGGTCGAAAACGTAGTTTTGTACTGGATGCTACCAGCCATTATAGCCACCTTTCAGTTATTTTACTTTGGTACTTATTTACCCCACCGCGGCGAACATGCGCCCGATAATAAACATAAATCGGGTACACAGGCTAAAAATCACTTGTGGGCTTTCCTGAGTTGTTATTTTTTCGGGTATCACTACGAGCACCACGACAAACCATATCTGCCTTGGTGGCAGTTGTATAAAGTTAAAACCTGA
- the mraZ gene encoding division/cell wall cluster transcriptional repressor MraZ, with the protein MNFLSGEYECKLDPKGRLVLPAKIKANLPEESGNHVVLTRGFEPCLVLYPKQEWKKIYDRVAGLNEFNEEYRHFQRNFFRGNTEIELDNTGRFILPRTMVRYAEIDKDAIIVGLGNRVEIWNPDKYEDFLIKDQENFSKLAQKFLGDQPLNPVVE; encoded by the coding sequence ATGAACTTTCTCTCCGGTGAATACGAGTGCAAGCTGGATCCTAAGGGAAGGTTGGTTTTACCCGCGAAGATAAAAGCCAACCTGCCGGAAGAATCGGGCAACCATGTGGTATTAACCCGGGGTTTCGAGCCTTGCCTGGTTTTATATCCGAAGCAGGAATGGAAAAAGATATACGATCGGGTTGCTGGCTTAAATGAATTTAACGAAGAATATCGCCATTTTCAGCGGAATTTCTTTCGCGGAAACACGGAGATAGAGCTCGATAATACAGGCCGGTTTATTTTGCCGCGCACCATGGTGCGTTACGCAGAAATTGATAAAGATGCCATCATTGTAGGATTGGGTAACCGGGTGGAAATCTGGAACCCGGACAAATACGAGGATTTCTTGATCAAAGACCAGGAAAATTTCTCTAAGTTGGCTCAGAAGTTTTTAGGCGATCAGCCCTTAAATCCAGTAGTAGAATAA
- the rsmH gene encoding 16S rRNA (cytosine(1402)-N(4))-methyltransferase RsmH, which produces MAYHVPVLLPESVEALDIKPGGTYVDVTFGGGGHSKYIVNKLTGGARLYSFDQDKDAEQQAQRITSPAFTFVKANFRYLKKYLRLYGVKEVDGILADLGVSSHQFNVPERGFSTRYDGPLDMRMDPEADLSAKEVLATYSEEELHRIFGMYGEVKNARTLARQIVQVRGGQAIETTADFKKAISSLIPRGKENKYLAQVFQALRIEVNDELKALEEMLEQAVAVLKPGGRLVVISYHSLEDRLVKNFIAKGKFFGEVEKDLFGNEIKPLESIIRKAIVPSEKELQENNRSRSAKLRVAQKL; this is translated from the coding sequence ATGGCATACCATGTTCCTGTTTTATTACCGGAATCAGTAGAAGCCCTGGATATTAAGCCTGGCGGTACTTATGTGGATGTTACTTTCGGCGGCGGTGGCCATTCCAAATACATTGTAAATAAACTAACCGGAGGCGCCCGGTTATATAGTTTTGATCAGGACAAGGACGCGGAGCAGCAAGCGCAGCGGATAACAAGTCCGGCTTTTACTTTTGTGAAGGCAAACTTTCGTTATCTGAAAAAATACTTACGGTTGTACGGGGTAAAAGAGGTAGATGGCATTTTGGCCGATCTGGGCGTTTCGTCGCACCAGTTTAATGTGCCGGAGCGCGGTTTTTCTACCCGGTATGATGGTCCATTGGATATGCGCATGGACCCGGAAGCCGATTTGTCGGCAAAAGAAGTATTGGCGACTTACTCCGAAGAAGAGTTGCACCGGATTTTTGGGATGTACGGCGAAGTAAAAAATGCCCGGACTCTAGCCCGACAAATAGTGCAGGTCCGGGGAGGGCAGGCAATTGAAACCACAGCGGATTTTAAAAAAGCTATTAGCAGCTTAATTCCGCGGGGAAAAGAAAACAAATACCTGGCGCAGGTTTTTCAGGCTTTACGCATTGAAGTGAACGACGAATTAAAAGCGCTGGAAGAAATGCTGGAGCAAGCCGTTGCCGTATTAAAACCCGGCGGACGGCTAGTGGTAATTTCCTATCATTCGCTGGAAGATAGGTTAGTGAAAAATTTTATTGCGAAAGGTAAATTCTTTGGAGAAGTAGAAAAAGATTTGTTCGGTAACGAAATTAAACCGCTCGAATCAATAATCCGCAAAGCCATTGTTCCTTCCGAGAAAGAATTGCAGGAAAACAATCGCTCCCGGAGCGCGAAACTGCGTGTAGCGCAGAAGTTATGA